Below is a genomic region from Citrobacter telavivensis.
TTTTATCACCTTATAACTGACCGACTTTAAGTAGAATTCTTTATAGTGACACTGCCGATTTGTTCACTTATTGGCCTCGCCTATTGCACAAATTGTTAACAAAATCGCTATACTCTTTTTTTACGCCACCAAATTCCCTACAATCCAGCCCATTGCCTGCCAACAACAATGAGGATCTCATGGGCACGACCAAACACAGTAAACTGCTTATCCTGGGTTCCGGCCCGGCGGGATACACCGCGGCGGTCTATGCTGCGCGCGCAAACCTGCAGCCGGTGCTGATTACCGGTATGGAAAAAGGCGGTCAACTGACCACCACGACCGAAGTGGAAAACTGGCCTGGCGATCCGAACGATCTGACCGGTCCCCTGCTGATGGAGCGTATGCACGAGCATGCGACTAAGTTTGAAACCGAGATCATCTTCGATCACATCAATAAAGTGGACCTGCAAAACCGTCCGTTCCGTCTGACAGGTGACAGTGCAGAGTACACCTGTGATGCGCTGATTATCGCCACCGGTGCGTCCGCTCGCTATCTCGGTCTGCCGTCAGAAGAGGCGTTCAAAGGTCGTGGCGTTTCTGCCTGCGCAACCTGTGACGGCTTTTTCTATCGCAACCAGAAGGTCGCGGTTATCGGCGGCGGTAACACGGCCGTTGAAGAAGCGCTGTATCTGGCGAACATCGCCTCTGAAGTTCACCTGATTCACCGCCGTGACGGCTTTCGCGCGGAAAAAATTCTGATTAAACGTCTGATGGACAAAGTGGAGAACGGCAACATTGTGTTGCACACCCACCGCACGCTGGAAGAAGTAACCGGCGATCAGATGGGCGTTACCGGTCTGCGCCTGCGCGATACGCAGAATGCAGACAACATTGAGTCGCTGGAGGTCGCGGGACTGTTTGTTGCCATCGGCCACAGCCCGAACACGGCGATTTTCGAAGGTCAGCTTGAGCTTGAAAACGGCTACATCAAAGTACAGTCCGGCAGTCACGGTAACGCGACCCAGACCAGCATCCCGGGCGTCTTCGCTGCGGGCGACGTGATGGACCACATTTATCGTCAGGCTATCACCTCCGCAGGCACCGGTTGTATGGCTGCGCTGGATGCCGAACGTTACCTCGATGGTTTAGCCGACGCGTGCAAATAGTTTTTACAAATCAGTAACAAAAGTAAATAAGGCGACTATAAGTCGCCTTTATTTTTGCCCCGTTGTAACATTGCCCTGCCAAAAAATTCTGATAACTCACCTGCAAAGCGCGCAATGAATAAAACTCGTCAAAAAGAGCTAACCCTCTGGTTAAAACAGCAAAGTGTCATTTCCCAACGCTGGCTCATGATTTCCCGTCTGCTGGGGTTCGTGAGTGGCGTACTGATTGTCGCTCAGGCCTGGATCATGGCTCGCATTCTGCAACATATGATCATGGATAACATCCCGCGCGAGGCATTGCTGTTGCCCTTTGTCGTGCTGGTGCTGATCTTTATCCTGCGTGCCTGGGTGGTATGGCTACGCGAACGCGTGGGATTCCATGCGGGACAACATATCCGATTTGAGATCCGCCGCCAGGTCCTCAATCGCCTGCAACAGGCCGGTCCGGCGTGGATTCAGGGGCGACCGGCGGGAAGTTGGGCCACGCTAGTGCTGGAACAAATTGACGATATGCACGATTACTACGCCCGCTATCTGCCGCAGATGGCGCTGGCAGTGTGTGTGCCCATCCTGATCGTGGCGGCTATTTTTCCCTCGAACTGGGCCGCCGCGCTGATTCTGCTCGGCACCGCGCCGCTTATCCCTCTGTTCATGGCGATGGTCGGTATGGGCGCAGCCGATGCTAACCGTCGTAACTTCCTGGCGCTGGCTCGTCTGAGCGGGCATTTTCTCGATCGCTTACGCGGAATGGATACCCT
It encodes:
- the trxB gene encoding thioredoxin-disulfide reductase, producing MGTTKHSKLLILGSGPAGYTAAVYAARANLQPVLITGMEKGGQLTTTTEVENWPGDPNDLTGPLLMERMHEHATKFETEIIFDHINKVDLQNRPFRLTGDSAEYTCDALIIATGASARYLGLPSEEAFKGRGVSACATCDGFFYRNQKVAVIGGGNTAVEEALYLANIASEVHLIHRRDGFRAEKILIKRLMDKVENGNIVLHTHRTLEEVTGDQMGVTGLRLRDTQNADNIESLEVAGLFVAIGHSPNTAIFEGQLELENGYIKVQSGSHGNATQTSIPGVFAAGDVMDHIYRQAITSAGTGCMAALDAERYLDGLADACK